The DNA segment TTGATTGTTCTTCAGAGATGTCAAACTCTGATTCCACTATCTGAAGAGCTTTTGATTGTTGGCCGCTGCATCGAATCTCTGGCCTTCATGGCTTGTATGGAGATTCTTGACCCCGAGAGGAGAAGGGACAAACCGGTTGTCACGTTGGACGCGTTGGCTGCCCATGCTTGGAGCTGCGAAATGTCGAAGGAGATGGTGATTCATGATCTCTGGATCAAAGATCTCATTGCACTACCATTTGGATTCTTCAGAAGAATAATAGGATCTTTGAGGAGACAAGGAATGAAAGAGAAATATGTGAGTCCAATAATTGTTTTCTATGGGAATAAATGGCTACTCTCTAAGAAGACAAAACAGTTCTGGGAAAACTCCGGTGACAGATTTCCAAACATCGATGATAACAGCAGAGTTTCGGTACTACTACAAGGTATTCTTGATTTGCTGCCAACAAGAGAGAAGGCTAGAAGAGTAATACCTGTTGGCTTCTACTTTGCATTGCTTTCTAAATCTTTGGAAGTAGGATTGAGAAGCGAAAACCGGACAAAGTTGCAAGATCAGATATCATCCCTGTTACACTTTGCCCAAGTGGATGATTTTCTCATGCCCAAAACAGAACCAATTTCTTCAAGCATAGAGTTAGCTGTAATGGAAAGCATATTTTCCACTTATGTGACACTTAACATGGATGCAAACCATACTCCTCCACCCAGCAACCCAGTTGTTGCAGAATTATGGGATACCTATCTGTGTCGTATAGCTTATGATCCGAAAATGGAGCTCAAAAGATTCATGAAACTAATTGAAACAGTACCGATATCTTGCAGACAGAACCATGATCAACTCTACCGAGCTGTAAACATATTCCTGCAGGTAAGCTAGCCTTTGACAAGTAAGATTAACTTTTCCTATTTACTATAAATTCGGACTAATGACAAGCATTGTACTAATTTTCTTCAGGCTCGCGTAGATTTATCGCAAGAACAAAAGGGAGCAGTCTGCAAATACCTTAACTGTCAAAAACTGTCGCAAGAAGCATGCATTGAAGCAGTTCAAAACGAGTTGATGCCTTTACGCTTGATCGTCCAGGCACTATTCGTTCAACAGCTGAACACACACCAAGCTTTCAAAGAATGTTCAGACTCATTTAGATTTATGCCATCAGGAGAGTTTTCCGGAAGCCTCTCAAGCTCAAGGTGCCCAAACTCCAGAAACCTAAATGTAGCTGAGAGCTCATATAGTGATGGGGTAGAGCCAGTGAGTAGAACACTCAGCTTCCTGCTGCAAAAAGACGTTGCAGCTCAGAGATACGAGCTATCGAGGAAGGAATACGAGTCTACAAGCTTTAGAATTCAGAACCTTGAACAAGAGCTCTCATCTTTGAAAAAGACACTTCACTTGCAAAGTAGTTTAAAAAGGGCAGAAATGTCAACCAAATCACAAAACACAAAATCATTTGGCATGGAAAGTAGATCATTAAGCAAGAGAAACCCACTCGGACAAGTTACGGGTTGCATCAGTTCTGTGAATCTAGCTTCACAGAGAAGGTATGTTAGTAGGATACTGCGAGTCTTCCGCCGAATTACATTGTTTGGGAGTAAAAAATCAAAGAGAAAACCAGGCACCCCTGGCATATCAACCAAACCAGTGTAGCAGCAAATCCAGACATAAGATGTACAATAAGATAGTAAATGATATATACATGTAAAGTGCAGTACCTCTTACTAAAGGGTGGAAAAAAGATTATCCAAGCATAAAGTAGCTGCTTGACAGAAGCCATTAGTTCAATTTTGAAGAATCTATAGACCAAAAATATTGTatatatttctttctttctttttttataaaccACGAGTATCCTCATTGAGAAAATCCTTTTCAGGGTTTGGTCACAGTTAAAGCTTCCCACTCCCCTCTCTGGATGTATTTAGTGAGAATCGAATCTAAAATCTCTTCTCACAAACTCAATTTGTGTTGCCAACTGAGCGGTTGTAGATAAAATATTGTGCATCTGAAAGCCAATTTTGAAATATAAGGGGGCACATAGAGAGGTGGGTTGCTAGAAATTTGCATTTAGGGTAATAACTGTCAAGCAGTTTACAAGTGCTTGCAGAGCCTCCATATGATCTTCCTGACTAATGACTATACTAAACAATCTTTCTCTATGGAAGACAATGAGAAGGCTGAGCTGGTGACAAAGTAGCACAATACACACTTTTCCCAATAAATGGCACTTCCGCTAATCGACAATCTTCTTCTTTGTCCAATGACAAAGGGGAGGTTAATATCTGAAAAACTAAATCAAAATACATTTAGACCAAAGAGATCTGCAGCCTAAATTCAAATTATACTACTGCAATGCAAATAATTATCCTATGGTTGGGAAACTGCCAGCTAAGATCAGTTCGATAGACCACCTTGTAATATGAATGAATACTTGTATATTGAATTGAgaaggaatatatatatatacacacacacacacatacacACTCGAAGGACTCCTAAACTAGGAAAGAATCAAGTGCATTAACTCTAATTCCTATAGTTAAAGAGATCGATCAAAAGCTTTTCCATGTGACCTggttaatttattcatttaagaAACCTGAGAATTTCCAACCATAAACCAATTAATATATTACTGTCAGTAGCATGCTAACAGTAGGTAAGCATCTTTGAAACAAAACTTTCAGTCTCAGATGAAAAATGAATTTCCAACATCAACTGCATTCCTTATGATGCCATATAGTAAAATCAATAAATGTATATGTTGATTCTTCTTCTAGGACTGCTTACTTCTGTTGGTATCAAAACTTACGATGTCAGTCCTGAGATACCTGTCacaacaaaatgaaaatattgttTCTTGAGTACACTGCAAGCAGATGCAAGACAACAAACACATCTATATGATGCCATTATGTGCTAATGAACACAATTAGCAAAAATTACCTCAAAATATTGACATGATAATGCCCTCATTTTACACTAACACGTTTGTCAGCCTGTTTTGTAACATCGTCAACAATTTCAAGAGTTGACCCTGGGACATCCTTGTTTGCTTCTTTGGCTGCTGAAGaatcaccatcatcagctgaaCGAGAGAGCATCAAGTCATTTGCCTCATCCGTAACATCAGGAAGCTGTAAGTCATCGCCTTGCAGAGTTGCATCAGGAAGTTGCAAGTCATTCCCCTCTTCAACTGCCTCGGGAAGCTGTCTCTCACCCCCATCTTTAGTTGCATACAAAAGAGTTGCCTTGTTCCTATCTTCAGTAGTATTAGATAGTTGCGAGTCGGTCCCTTTTTCTGTTACATCTGGAAGCAGCAAATCCTGGCCATTTTCAGCCGCATCTGGAAGCAGGGTATCCTTTTCCTCTTCAGTAGGATCAGGAGGCTGAACATTCTTACTCTCTCCTGTTGAATCAGGAGTCTGAGAGCCCTTCTCCTCTTTAATTGCATCAGGATGCTGTAAGCCCTTCATCTCTTCCATTGCAGCATGGAGCTGGAAGTCATTCCCCTCATCAGTTGAGGCAAGAACCTGTGATTTACTGGCCTCTTCAGTTGCATCAGGAAGCTGAGTGTCCCTTGCCTCTTTAGTTGAATCAGAGGGAAGCAAGCTGTTTGCCTCTTTAGCTGCATCCGGGACCTGTGATTCATATGCTCTGTTAATTGTTGGTTCTTGCAGTAGTTGGTCATTGACAGTGTTCGATGCATCAAAACCCTCATCAGCAGTTACCTGACAGAGATCTGTGTCATTTGCAGCATTAGTTGGTTCACAAGTCTCAGAATCAACAATCTCTTTAGTTCTAGCATCGCAAAATTGCGGGTCCTTGACCTCATTATTTGAATTACAAGGCAAACAGTTATTAGAGTCATTAGTTGCATCAATAAGGTGAGAATCATCGATTTTGTTCATCACAACATTCAGCTCCATAGCATTTCCCTCATGAGGTGTAAGACACATCTGTCGCGGATCAACCTCATCATCTTCCTGATGCAACTGTAATTCATCCATTTCCTCTTCTCCCTGGCGTAAGTGCAGTGGATCAACCTCAATAACTGCATCATAAAACTGAGATTGGTCATCCTCACTAGCTTCATAATATTCCAGGAGATCATCCTTTCTCCGGCGTTTCATGGCACCCTTTCTTCTTACCCTCTCCTTCCCCCTTGTCCTTTTCCCAAGTTCTATTTGTGGGGCAGGTGGTGGTGAAACTGGGCTTTCCGATTGGTCCCTCAAGCAGTCCTGTGCAATAAACCTTATCCTCGTAATGGATTCAAATTGCTGACCATCCAATCCTTTTGTCGTAAATGAATCTGCTAAGTAGGCAATTTCCCTTAAACCAGATATCTGCAACAGTAAGATCATTAGAGAATGCTTGTAATGCAACTGTAAAAGGTAGTAAATGTGAATATAACTTTGATCATAGCCTCACTGTTCGTTGGAACTCAGATGATAGAGATATAGGCCTTCCTACAACTTTTCGAGTAATCTTTATGAACCATTGCATGTATTCACATTCATCAGCACCATCATCAACATCCACAATATGCAGTCTGCGATCCATCCATTCATTAAGTTCTGACTCCATTTTCCCAGATAAATCCACCCCGCCATCAACTCCTCTGCTTTTTCGGACCCATCGCACCACATCTTCAGGGATTGGTTGAAACATGCCATATTGCCTTAGGCAGC comes from the Euphorbia lathyris chromosome 5, ddEupLath1.1, whole genome shotgun sequence genome and includes:
- the LOC136229192 gene encoding protein MAIN-LIKE 2 isoform X2, with protein sequence MEANPGPIDGSILYDQDKHVSAAVWDGQERGALRCHEHTSKLGEWKLNPKQIELVEKAGFGYLRKIPAISLDNPLISALVERWRRETNTFHFIVGEMTVTLQDVALLLGLAIDGKPVIGITHTTCIKVCETLLGKAPDSNYASGGMVKLSWLKEFFSQCPEDALPEEIEQCTRAYLLYLVGSTIFSTTTGNKVPVMYLPLFENFEEAGNYAWGAAALAFLYRALGNACVKSQSTICGCLTLLQCWSYFHLNIGRPKLNRDPIHDHFPFVLRWKGKQSGPTTNRDVVFYRKALDSLQPSDVEWLPYKQMDSTVIPETIKDTLILGRSKTMLICFDKAERHLPDRCLRQYGMFQPIPEDVVRWVRKSRGVDGGVDLSGKMESELNEWMDRRLHIVDVDDGADECEYMQWFIKITRKVVGRPISLSSEFQRTISGLREIAYLADSFTTKGLDGQQFESITRIRFIAQDCLRDQSESPVSPPPAPQIELGKRTRGKERVRRKGAMKRRRKDDLLEYYEASEDDQSQFYDAVIEVDPLHLRQGEEEMDELQLHQEDDEVDPRQMCLTPHEGNAMELNVVMNKIDDSHLIDATNDSNNCLPCNSNNEVKDPQFCDARTKEIVDSETCEPTNAANDTDLCQVPDAAKEANSLLPSDSTKEARDTQLPDATEEASKSQVLASTDEGNDFQLHAAMEEMKGLQHPDAIKEEKGSQTPDSTGESKNVQPPDPTEEEKDTLLPDAAENGQDLLLPDVTEKGTDSQLSNTTEDRNKATLLYATKDGGERQLPEAVEEGNDLQLPDATLQGDDLQLPDVTDEANDLMLSRSADDGDSSAAKEANKDVPGSTLEIVDDVTKQADKRVSVK
- the LOC136229192 gene encoding protein MAIN-LIKE 2 isoform X1; its protein translation is MEANPGPIDGSILYDQDKHVSAAVWDGQERGALRCHEHTSKLGEWKLNPKQIELVEKAGFGYLRKIPAISLDNPLISALVERWRRETNTFHFIVGEMTVTLQDVALLLGLAIDGKPVIGITHTTCIKVCETLLGKAPDSNYASGGMVKLSWLKEFFSQCPEDALPEEIEQCTRAYLLYLVGSTIFSTTTGNKVPVMYLPLFENFEEAGNYAWGAAALAFLYRALGNACVKSQSTICGCLTLLQCWSYFHLNIGRPKLNRDPIHDHFPFVLRWKGKQSGPTTNRDVVFYRKALDSLQPSDVEWLPYKQMDSTVIPETIKDTLILGRSKTMLICFDKAERHLPDRCLRQYGMFQPIPEDVVRWVRKSRGVDGGVDLSGKMESELNEWMDRRLHIVDVDDGADECEYMQWFIKITRKVVGRPISLSSEFQRTISGLREIAYLADSFTTKGLDGQQFESITRIRFIAQDCLRDQSESPVSPPPAPQIELGKRTRGKERVRRKGAMKRRRKDDLLEYYEASEDDQSQFYDAVIEVDPLHLRQGEEEMDELQLHQEDDEVDPRQMCLTPHEGNAMELNVVMNKIDDSHLIDATNDSNNCLPCNSNNEVKDPQFCDARTKEIVDSETCEPTNAANDTDLCQVTADEGFDASNTVNDQLLQEPTINRAYESQVPDAAKEANSLLPSDSTKEARDTQLPDATEEASKSQVLASTDEGNDFQLHAAMEEMKGLQHPDAIKEEKGSQTPDSTGESKNVQPPDPTEEEKDTLLPDAAENGQDLLLPDVTEKGTDSQLSNTTEDRNKATLLYATKDGGERQLPEAVEEGNDLQLPDATLQGDDLQLPDVTDEANDLMLSRSADDGDSSAAKEANKDVPGSTLEIVDDVTKQADKRVSVK
- the LOC136229193 gene encoding BTB/POZ domain-containing protein At5g48130, with the protein product MEAATSKDSSVASSPFLSPNIGALLKIRIISWSQETGLPVTVRVRIADRTFNLHKNLLCSRSGYFKKRLIETSEVELPQEFPGGPESFEMISLFIYGSSTLIDPFNVAALRCAADFLQMTEEYCSSNLCDRFDLYLNQVVLQSWDDTLIVLQRCQTLIPLSEELLIVGRCIESLAFMACMEILDPERRRDKPVVTLDALAAHAWSCEMSKEMVIHDLWIKDLIALPFGFFRRIIGSLRRQGMKEKYVSPIIVFYGNKWLLSKKTKQFWENSGDRFPNIDDNSRVSVLLQGILDLLPTREKARRVIPVGFYFALLSKSLEVGLRSENRTKLQDQISSLLHFAQVDDFLMPKTEPISSSIELAVMESIFSTYVTLNMDANHTPPPSNPVVAELWDTYLCRIAYDPKMELKRFMKLIETVPISCRQNHDQLYRAVNIFLQARVDLSQEQKGAVCKYLNCQKLSQEACIEAVQNELMPLRLIVQALFVQQLNTHQAFKECSDSFRFMPSGEFSGSLSSSRCPNSRNLNVAESSYSDGVEPVSRTLSFLLQKDVAAQRYELSRKEYESTSFRIQNLEQELSSLKKTLHLQSSLKRAEMSTKSQNTKSFGMESRSLSKRNPLGQVTGCISSVNLASQRRYVSRILRVFRRITLFGSKKSKRKPGTPGISTKPV